The uncultured Fibrobacter sp. region CAAGATTTCCGACCTTAAGCGCGTCTACAGCCACCCACAGGCACTCGCCCAATGCTCCAAGTTTTTCGCCGAAAATCCGCAGATTAAGGCGATTCCCGCTTTTGACACGGCCGGTTCCGCCGAAGAACTCGCCGCAAGAAAGGCAATGGACGAAGGCGCTATCGCAAGTGCCTACGCCGCCAAAATCTACAATCTGGACATTCTGAAGGCGGGCCTTGAAAACCTGAAGGGCACGAACTTCACTCGCTTTTACGGCATCCAGAAATCGCCAGCCACCTTCGACGAAACCGAAGGCGCCAAGACGACCATGCTTTTCGAACTTGCCGACGACCATGCGGTGGGCGCTCTCTATAACGCGCTCGGTTGCTTTGCCAAACGCGGAATCAACCTGACCCGCTGCGAAAGCAGGCCGCACCCCGACAAGCCGTGGGAATACATTTTCCACGTATCCTTCGAGGCGAACGTGAACGAAGAACGCGCCCAGGCGGCACTTTCAGAACTCAAGAACTACACAAGCCAGATGTACATCCTGGGAACATTTAAGAAAGGCGTCGTCGAAACGCTGAAATACTAAGAGGTTTTTATGGCATACGAACGTACCGACCGAAAGTTTAATGAATACCGCAATCTCAAGATGACCACCGGCTTTATTTCTAGCGCCGACGGTTCTGTCCTTATCGAAATGGGACGCACCCGAGTCATCTGCAACGCCACCCTTTTGCCGAAAGTTCCGGACTGGCTCGCCGGAAAGGGCACCGGCTGGATTACCGCTGAATATAGCTTACTCCCGCAGAGTACGGGCAAGCGCGTGGAACGTGAGCGCAAGGGCGCGAGCGGCCGCACTCAAGAAATCCAGCGTCTGGTAGGCCGCTCGCTGCGGGGTGCCGCCGACCTTGCTGCCCTCGGTGAAAACGCCATCGTGGTCGACTGCGACGTGATCGAAGCCGACGGCGGTACACGCACCGCAAGCATTATCGGCGGCTTCGTGGCCCTTGCGATCGCCCTCAAGAAAATCAAGGAGCGCCTCGGAATCACGCAGCAGATCTTGCAGCATGGCATTACCGCGATTTCCGTCGGTGTCGTGAGCGGAAAGCCCCTCTGCGACCTCTGCTATGTAGAAGACTCCGCCGCAGATGTCGACATGAACGTGGTGATGCAGGACGCAAAGAACTTTATCGAGGTGCAGGGCACCGGCGAACACGCAAGCTTTGACCGCAACATGTTGAACACGCTGCTTGACCTCGGCGAAAACGCCTGCAAGGACATCTACAAAAAGCAGATGGAGCTCATCGGCGGCGAATTACCGTAAAAAAGCGTGCTGCCATCAAGGCCGCTCTTACGATCGGTTCGCCCGGATATCCCCGGGCGTTTTTATTTGCAATAATTATATATTTGATTATGTAAAAGGGATTTAACATGGCATTATTGCAGAGTAAAACCATCTTGATAGCAGACGACGACCAGATGTCCAGAAAACTGGCCGAATTCGTGCTGAAAAAGGACGGCTACAACGTCCTCTCCGTCGAGTCCGGCGAAGCATGCATTGATTACCTGAAAAACAGGAGCGGCGTAGACCTCGTCCTGCTAGATATCGAAATGCCGCAGTTGAACGGCATCGAAACGCTCGAAATGATCCGCGCCGACAAATCTATCGCCCATACCAAGGTATTTTTTCTGACCGCAAACGAATTCAGCAAGTACGAAGAACCGTCCAAGCGGCTGGGCGTCCTGGATTTTATTTCAAAACCGATGTTCGGCCCCGAAATTCAGGAACGCATCAAGGCCGTTTTCGCAAATGACACAGCGGCAAAGGACACCGTGCTAGTCATCGACGACGACAGGATGAACCTGAAATTCGCCGAACACATGCTGAGTCCGACATACAACGTCGTGACCGCGCTATCGTATAAGGACGCCCTCGACTACCTTTCCAAGGAATTGCCCTCGCTCGTTCTTTTGGACTTGCACATGCCGGGCATGAACGGATTCGAGCTTTTGGCCGAAATCCGAAAAATCAGGAACTGCCACGACCTCCCCGTCATATTCTTGACTGCCGACAGCGACCGTGAAACCGAAATCCGCGTTTTCAGGGAAGGGGCGCTCGACTACATTCAAAAGCCGTTTGTCCCGGAAGTAGTCCTGGAAAGAATCAAGCGAATTCTTACGCTACGCAAGTTGCAGACCTCCCTGGAAAGCGAAGTGGAACGCCGCACCGCAGAACTCGAAGAAAGTCGACGCAAGCTTGAAATTCTTTCGCTACAGGTCGTGAAAACGCTCGCCTCGGCAATTGACGCCAAGGACCGCTACACCAACGGTCACTCCAGCCGAGTCGCCAAATACAGCAAGGAAATTTCGCTCCGCGCAGGAAAACCGATTGAATTCCAGGACGAGATCTATTTCGTAGCACTCCTGCATGACATCGGAAAAATCGGCATTCCCGACCACATCCTGAACAAGAATTCAAAACTCACCGATGATGAATACGAGACCATCAAGCAGCATCCAAGCATCGGGGTCGAAATTCTAAAGAACATTACGGAAATGCCCAACATCGAAATCGGGGCGCATTACCATCACGAAAGATTCGATGGCAAGGGCTACCCCGAAGGACTCGCCGGATACGAGATTCCCGAAGTGGCTCGCATTATCGCCGTAGCAG contains the following coding sequences:
- a CDS encoding prephenate dehydratase; protein product: MKKIAFQGRKGAYSDCAAHYLFGDDIKTLPMDTFEEIYQAIETGEADGGAIPIENSTAGSIDANYDLLYKWRHRIVGEVMLRIEHTLCVMPGVKISDLKRVYSHPQALAQCSKFFAENPQIKAIPAFDTAGSAEELAARKAMDEGAIASAYAAKIYNLDILKAGLENLKGTNFTRFYGIQKSPATFDETEGAKTTMLFELADDHAVGALYNALGCFAKRGINLTRCESRPHPDKPWEYIFHVSFEANVNEERAQAALSELKNYTSQMYILGTFKKGVVETLKY
- the rph gene encoding ribonuclease PH; protein product: MAYERTDRKFNEYRNLKMTTGFISSADGSVLIEMGRTRVICNATLLPKVPDWLAGKGTGWITAEYSLLPQSTGKRVERERKGASGRTQEIQRLVGRSLRGAADLAALGENAIVVDCDVIEADGGTRTASIIGGFVALAIALKKIKERLGITQQILQHGITAISVGVVSGKPLCDLCYVEDSAADVDMNVVMQDAKNFIEVQGTGEHASFDRNMLNTLLDLGENACKDIYKKQMELIGGELP
- a CDS encoding response regulator yields the protein MALLQSKTILIADDDQMSRKLAEFVLKKDGYNVLSVESGEACIDYLKNRSGVDLVLLDIEMPQLNGIETLEMIRADKSIAHTKVFFLTANEFSKYEEPSKRLGVLDFISKPMFGPEIQERIKAVFANDTAAKDTVLVIDDDRMNLKFAEHMLSPTYNVVTALSYKDALDYLSKELPSLVLLDLHMPGMNGFELLAEIRKIRNCHDLPVIFLTADSDRETEIRVFREGALDYIQKPFVPEVVLERIKRILTLRKLQTSLESEVERRTAELEESRRKLEILSLQVVKTLASAIDAKDRYTNGHSSRVAKYSKEISLRAGKPIEFQDEIYFVALLHDIGKIGIPDHILNKNSKLTDDEYETIKQHPSIGVEILKNITEMPNIEIGAHYHHERFDGKGYPEGLAGYEIPEVARIIAVADAYDAMTSRRSYRAALPQNVVRDEIVKGKGLQFDPDFADIMLTMIDEDPRYEMRDDGQAL